AAGATGGTGGAACTACATGGACTAAATCTACAGCGGTGCCTAGTTCAGCAGTGATAGCTCAAGTAGAATTTTCGCATGATGCTACTGTTATTTACGCTGCATGGAATGGTAGGGTACATAAATCAACAAATGGAGGGGTATCTTTCACAGATTTGATCGGCAATAATAGACCAGAATGGACCGCAGAAGGCAATCAACATGTAAGAATAGCTGTCTCTGCTACTAATCCAGAAAAGATATATGCATGTGGTATCACTGGAACTCGTGGAGGTGACCTCAAATACGTTATTCTATCCGAAGATGGAGGTGCTTCTTGGGAGTTGATAGGAAGGTCAGATGCTAGCCTCAGTCCACTTTGCTCCTCTATGGGCTGTCAAGGTTTTTATGATTTATGTCTGGCTGTTCATCCTCGTGATGATAGGAAAATTTTCCTTGGGGGGTCTATAAGATCATATTCATGGTCTAGGAGCACCGGTTGGGTACAGGCTACTAATTGGACATCTCCTGCTTCATTAGGATCCAATTTAGTTCATGCAGATAAGCATGAATTTGCTTTTCACCCTACAAGACCCGATACCTTTGTAGTTTGCACAGATGGGGGACCTTATATAACTTTTAACTCTTTTTCTTCATTCCCAACGCCTAGTTGGAAACCAATCACTACCGGTTTAAATATAACTCAGTTTTATGATATGGCTGTTAATAAGTATGGGGAACTTGTAGGAGGAACACAGGATAATGGAACACAATTTATTACCCTTACAAATAATAATAATATTGGATTACAGATACTAGGAGGGGATGGTTTTGACTGCGCTATTTCTGCAGCTAATAATTATCAAACAGCTTATACTTCTTTGTATTTTGGGTCTGTATTTAGGACAACAGATCTTACGTCTGCTAACAAGTCATTAGCGGCAGGTTGCGTTTCGGAGAGAGGAGCGTTTTCAAGAGTTGCATTTCATACAAGACTTGGATTAGTAGAAAGAATCAAGGAACAACCAGGATTATTTGATGAAGTAGATAAGTCATTTCTTTTTATTTTCAATTCATCTGGTGAGTATACCATTTCATCGAACGCTCACATACCAACCCAACCCACGGCATTTACAAATTGGGAAAATGCTGGTTTAGGTATTATATATGGAATTCATAGTACAAAGGATATCGGGACCGTATATTTATATGGTGCTGGAGGAGTTAGAAAAAATACAACACTCAAAGATTTAGACTCTTTTGGAATAGATTTATCGGTTAGAAATCAACCTTGCCTGAAAAGACCTAATTTGGCATGGACTACTCTATCTGGAATTACAGGTCCTGTAGGTGGCTTGTACGTTCACCAAACGAATGGGAATTATGTAGTTGCTACACAAATTGGCTTCGGCGGTACAAATAAGGTTTTTTTATCGACAAATGGTAGCAGCTTTGTAGGTAAACAAGGAAACTTGCCGGTGATGCCAGTTTATACCTGTGCCATAGATCCAGAGGATGAAAAACATGTGGTGG
The DNA window shown above is from Chitinophagales bacterium and carries:
- a CDS encoding T9SS type A sorting domain-containing protein, yielding MKKLNLVLFSILFIALLGFLASRPMNNFEYMAGYKKSKKLPLETRIEGRAEERANQLRNVITGQVEIQDWYNALAEIEKLSGNRLPARGEELEWEEQGPNQQSGRTRGFIFDKTKEGRVYCGGVSGGMFVSEDLGHNWKPVKNMTDIFKVMPIGCMTQSKDGDIYVGTGEYWGNTPNAAFGSQFNGHGIYKKKADEEEFTHLTSTINGSLTNPLPSQFRRVLDIACHPLDNNIVFAATDQGMQVSKDGGTTWTKSTAVPSSAVIAQVEFSHDATVIYAAWNGRVHKSTNGGVSFTDLIGNNRPEWTAEGNQHVRIAVSATNPEKIYACGITGTRGGDLKYVILSEDGGASWELIGRSDASLSPLCSSMGCQGFYDLCLAVHPRDDRKIFLGGSIRSYSWSRSTGWVQATNWTSPASLGSNLVHADKHEFAFHPTRPDTFVVCTDGGPYITFNSFSSFPTPSWKPITTGLNITQFYDMAVNKYGELVGGTQDNGTQFITLTNNNNIGLQILGGDGFDCAISAANNYQTAYTSLYFGSVFRTTDLTSANKSLAAGCVSERGAFSRVAFHTRLGLVERIKEQPGLFDEVDKSFLFIFNSSGEYTISSNAHIPTQPTAFTNWENAGLGIIYGIHSTKDIGTVYLYGAGGVRKNTTLKDLDSFGIDLSVRNQPCLKRPNLAWTTLSGITGPVGGLYVHQTNGNYVVATQIGFGGTNKVFLSTNGSSFVGKQGNLPVMPVYTCAIDPEDEKHVVVGTEFGIWETEDISAASPVWREANKNIGRVPVFKLRVNHLNDENCTVLYAGSHGRGFWRVPFPKKGSSICTYEKKVRSGIDYINNVNIKFDIYPNPTTDKINISFESKMGANYTIAIYDIAGRVVKRMAYRAISGDNMINTDVSNLNNGKYIVRVEDGNNIVGGKIIVKH